From the Sphingomonas aliaeris genome, one window contains:
- a CDS encoding MaoC family dehydratase, with protein sequence MAGRYYDEWQIGDRMSHDIRRTVTETDNLLFSTMTHNPQPLHLDVEAAKASEFGQILVNGTFTFALMVGLSVGDTTLGTLVANLGYDKLVHPSPVFIGDTMRAETEVVALKDSKSRPNAGIVTFEHRLINQRDQIVCQCLRSALLLRRPIP encoded by the coding sequence ATGGCTGGGCGCTATTACGACGAATGGCAGATCGGCGACCGCATGTCGCACGACATCCGCCGGACCGTGACGGAGACAGACAACCTCCTATTCTCCACGATGACGCACAATCCGCAGCCGCTGCATCTCGACGTGGAGGCGGCGAAAGCGAGCGAGTTCGGGCAGATCCTCGTCAACGGCACCTTCACCTTCGCGCTGATGGTCGGGCTGTCGGTCGGCGACACGACATTGGGTACGCTCGTCGCCAATCTGGGCTATGACAAGCTGGTCCATCCCAGCCCCGTGTTCATCGGCGACACGATGCGCGCGGAAACCGAGGTGGTCGCGTTGAAGGACAGCAAGTCGCGGCCCAACGCAGGCATCGTCACGTTCGAACACCGGCTGATCAACCAGCGCGACCAGATCGTGTGCCAATGCCTACGCAGCGCGTTGCTGCTTCGGCGGCCTATTCCATAA
- a CDS encoding acetyl/propionyl/methylcrotonyl-CoA carboxylase subunit alpha, whose product MIESLLIANRGEIACRIIRTARAMGVRTVAVYSDADAKALHVRQADEAVHIGPSPARESYLVGEKIIAAALATGAEAIHPGYGFLSENADFAQSVIDAGLIWVGPNPDSIRAMGLKDAAKERMIAAGVPVTPGYLGADQSPDRLAAEATVVGYPVLIKAVAGGGGKGMRRVDDAADFADALQSCQREAVSSFGNTDVLIEKYILSPRHIEVQVFGDKHGNVVHLFERDCSLQRRHQKVIEEAPAPGMDDATRASICDAAVKAAKAVDYVGAGTIEFIADASEGLRADRIWFMEMNTRLQVEHPVTEEITGQDLVEWQLRVASGEPLPKRQDELSIDGWAMEARLYAENPATGFLPSTGPLDHLALPDHQRIETGVAERDVISPFYDPMIAKIVSHGDTRIAAIEDLSIACKQVECEPVKTNAWFLARLLDRSEFKAGIVTTGFIGEHIDDLCSQPRPSNALLQYAADDIAFVDDNMSAPWGSPIFELTKARFGFRLNASPRRDVSLLVDFVPESVEVGDHAIWNDRARTSIRDGAATTYFEDGAAFVIAFRRASGAAAGIAADGSILSPMPGRIIAVEVAEGDAVAKGQKLVTLEAMKMEHSLVAPFDGTVEALNAVVGGQVSEGATLVKIGKLE is encoded by the coding sequence ATGATCGAATCGCTGCTCATCGCCAATCGTGGCGAGATCGCCTGTCGCATCATCCGCACCGCGCGGGCGATGGGGGTGCGGACGGTGGCGGTCTATTCCGACGCCGACGCCAAGGCGCTGCACGTGCGGCAGGCGGACGAGGCGGTGCATATCGGCCCGTCGCCGGCGCGCGAAAGCTATCTGGTGGGCGAGAAGATCATTGCCGCCGCGCTGGCGACGGGGGCGGAAGCGATCCATCCCGGTTATGGCTTCCTGTCGGAGAATGCCGATTTCGCGCAGAGCGTGATCGATGCCGGTCTGATCTGGGTCGGGCCGAATCCGGACAGCATCCGCGCGATGGGGCTGAAGGATGCGGCGAAGGAGCGGATGATCGCGGCGGGGGTGCCGGTGACGCCGGGCTATCTGGGCGCCGATCAATCGCCCGACCGGCTCGCGGCGGAGGCGACGGTGGTCGGCTATCCGGTGTTGATCAAGGCGGTCGCGGGCGGCGGCGGGAAGGGCATGCGGCGCGTGGACGACGCGGCCGATTTCGCCGACGCGTTGCAATCATGCCAGCGCGAGGCGGTGTCCAGTTTCGGCAATACCGACGTGCTGATCGAGAAGTACATCCTCTCGCCGCGCCATATCGAGGTGCAGGTGTTCGGGGACAAACACGGCAACGTCGTCCATTTGTTCGAACGCGACTGCTCGCTCCAGCGCCGCCACCAGAAAGTGATCGAGGAAGCCCCCGCGCCGGGCATGGACGACGCAACGCGGGCCAGCATCTGCGACGCGGCGGTCAAGGCGGCGAAGGCGGTCGACTATGTCGGCGCGGGCACGATCGAGTTCATCGCGGATGCGAGCGAAGGCCTGCGCGCCGACCGCATCTGGTTCATGGAAATGAACACGCGGTTGCAGGTCGAACATCCCGTGACGGAGGAGATTACGGGGCAGGATCTGGTCGAGTGGCAATTGCGCGTCGCGAGCGGCGAGCCGTTGCCGAAGCGGCAGGACGAGCTGTCAATCGACGGCTGGGCGATGGAAGCGCGGCTGTATGCAGAAAACCCGGCGACCGGTTTTCTGCCCTCCACCGGTCCACTGGACCATCTCGCGCTACCGGATCACCAGCGTATTGAAACCGGAGTTGCCGAGCGAGATGTTATCTCGCCGTTTTACGATCCCATGATCGCCAAGATTGTCAGCCATGGCGATACCCGAATTGCTGCGATCGAAGACCTGTCGATCGCGTGCAAGCAGGTTGAGTGCGAGCCGGTAAAAACCAATGCTTGGTTCCTGGCCCGCCTGCTGGATCGATCGGAATTTAAAGCGGGAATAGTCACGACCGGGTTCATCGGCGAACATATTGACGATCTCTGTTCCCAGCCGCGCCCTTCCAACGCGCTGCTGCAATATGCAGCAGACGATATCGCCTTCGTTGATGATAATATGTCGGCCCCGTGGGGAAGCCCGATCTTCGAATTGACCAAAGCCCGGTTTGGCTTCCGTTTGAACGCTTCCCCCAGACGCGACGTATCGCTGTTGGTGGATTTCGTGCCCGAGAGCGTCGAGGTTGGTGATCACGCGATATGGAATGATAGAGCGAGAACATCGATACGCGATGGTGCCGCGACGACCTATTTCGAGGATGGCGCTGCCTTCGTCATCGCGTTCCGCCGCGCTTCAGGCGCCGCCGCCGGGATCGCCGCCGACGGTTCGATCCTGTCGCCGATGCCGGGACGGATCATCGCCGTAGAGGTGGCCGAGGGGGATGCCGTCGCCAAGGGGCAGAAGCTGGTCACGCTGGAGGCGATGAAGATGGAGCATAGCCTGGTCGCACCGTTCGACGGGACGGTCGAGGCGCTGAATGCCGTTGTCGGGGGGCAAGTTAGCGAGGGTGCCACGCTGGTGAAGATCGGGAAGTTGGAATGA